The window CGTCTCGGCTGGCATGTTCTGAGGTTATCCGACCCGAACTTAAAATACACTCCTTTCGGGTCGGCTCGCGGCCGCCGGCGTCAGTCCAGTCCGAATCGGCCGAGTAGCCCGTCGTCTCCCTCGTCGCTCTCGTCGTCCGCTCCGTGTCCGTCGCCCTCGCCGGAATCGTTCGTCTCCGTCTCCGGGTCGGTCCCTGTCCCCGACGCCCCGGGCCCGCCGCCGTCGGCCGCGCTGTCGGCCTCGGCCTCGACAGCCCGGCTCCACTCTTCGAGGCCGTCGGCGAGTCGGTCGTAGGCCTTCGCGGCAGGCGCATCGGGCACGCTGTAGCGGACCGGTTCGAGGTCGGCCGTCCGGCTGTCCTCCGGGATGACGCCGACCGCCTCGACGCCGACCTCGTCGGTCACGTCCCTGACGTTCGTCTGCTCGTCGGCCCGGTTCACGACGGTCCCGACGAGCGAGGCACCGTTGCGCTGGCACTCGATAGCCGTCGCGTTGGAGGTCTGGATGTGGGACTCGTCGGGTGAGGTCACGACCGCGACGCCGTCGGCGACCGTCACCGGCGCCGTCGCCGCCACTGACTCCCCACCCGTGTCGATGACGACGGCGTCGTAGGCCATCACCAGCTCCTGGAGAACGTCTTCGAGCTCGTTCGGGTCGGCCGCTGCGACGCGCCGGTCGGAGGGCCAGCCCGCGATGACGGGGATGGTGTCGATGTCGGGGAACCCCGTTTCGTCCACGCCGGCGAACTCCTCGTCCCCGGCGCGGAACGCGGTCCGGTCGTCGGCGAGCGCTTCCCGGTAGGCCAGGAGGTCCGCCTCGGGTACCGTCTCGCCCGAGAGTTCGTACTCGACGGTCGCCTCGCGAATCGTCGCCTCGCCGTCGAACACGTCGTCGAGGGTGTGTTCGGGCTCGATACCGAGGCGTGAGGCGACGTTCCCGCTGAGATCCGCATCCAGTACGGCGGCGTACTGGCCGCCGGCACGGAAGGCGACGGCGACGTTCAACGCTGTCGCCGTCTTGCCGGCCCCGTCCGCACCGGCGACGGCGTAGATATCCATGGGTGTGAATACGTCGCTATCCCCTTAATAAACTGTCCCACCATTGCCGGGTTCCGACCCGCCCGCGGGGGAGCGGACACGTCCGGGGCGCCGGCTCACTGCCGGGACCGGACCGCGTGCCGGTGCCTCGGACTGTCAACAGTTACTTACACCCCATTGGCCTAGAACCGACAATGAGTCAGCAGGACGCCGAACAGTCGGACAAACAGAAGTACGAGTTCAAGAAGGTCATCGAGGAGCTGAAGGATTTCGAGGGGTCGGGCACGCAGCTAGTGAGCATCTACATCCCCGAGGACCGTCAGATCAGCGACGTCGCCCAGCACGTCACCCAGGAGCACTCGGAGGCCTCGAACATCAAGTCCAAGCAGACCCGGACCGCGGTGCAGGACGCGCTGACCAGCATCAAGGACCGGTTGAAGTACTACGACACCTACCCACCGGAGAACGGGATGGTCATCTTCTCGGGCGCCATCGACAGCGGCGGCGGCCGAACGGAGATGATAACGCGGACGCTGGAATCACCGCCCCAGCCCATCGAGTCGTTCCGCTATCACTGCGACTCGGACTTCCTCACGGGGCCGCTGGAGCATATGCTCGAGGACCAGGGCCTGTTCGGCCTCGTCGTCCTCGACCGGCGCGAGGCCAACGTCGGCTGGCTCCGGGGCAAGCGCGTCGAGGCGGTCAAGTCCGCCTCCTCGCTGGTCCCCGGCAAGCAGCGGAAAGGTGGCCAGTCCGCCCAGCGATTCGCCCGGCTCCGACTCGAGGCCATCGACAACTTCTATCAGGAGGTCGCGGGGATGGCCGACGACCTGTTCGTCCCGAAGCGCCACGAGATGGACGGCATTCTCGTCGGTGGCCCCTCGCCGACGAAGGACGAGTTCCTCGACGGTGACTACCTCCACCACGAACTCCAGGACCTCGTCCTCGGGAAGTTCGACGTCTCCTACACGGACGAATCCGGGCTCAAGGACCTCGTGGACGCCGCCAGCGACGTACTGGCCGACCACGAGGTGATGAAGGACAAGCGGCAGATGGAGGAGTTCTTCGAGGAGCTCCACGACGGCGAGCGGGCCACCTACGGCTTCTCCCAGACCCGGCAGAACCTCATGATGGGGTCGGTCGACCGCCTGCTCATCTCCGAGGACCTCCGGCAGGACGTCGTCGTCTACGACTGCGGCGGGAAGGAGGAGTTCGAGACGGTCAGCCGCCGTGCCGAGACACCCGAGCACGAGTGCGAGAACGGCACCGAGGCCGAGGTGAAAGAGCGCGAGGACGCCATCGACCACCTCATCGAGATCGCCGAGCAGCGCGGCACCGAGACGAAGTTCATCTCCACCGACTTCGAGAAGGGCGAACAGCTGATGACCGCCTTCGGTGGCGTCGCCGGCATCCTCCGCTACTCGACCGGCGTGTAAGCGGGCGGAGCTGCTATCGCGTCAGGGCTTCTCGCGCCGCCCGAGGTCGATGCGTCCGGTTCCCCAACGGCTATTCGGCTCGGCGTCGGAGTTCGAACCGACATGAGTGACCAGCAACAGCAGCGCGTCGGTGGTCCGGAGTCGCGTGGCATGCCGATGCTCGGCCTCGGAACGTGGCAGAACGACGACCCGGACCAGTGCGCGGAGACGGTCGCGACGGCCCTGGAAACCGGCTACCGGCACATCGACACGGCCCAGGCCTACCGGAACGAGGACGCCGTCGGCGAGGGCATCGAGCGGGCGGCCGTGGACCGCGAGGACGTCTTCCTCGCGACGAAGGTCTGGATCGACAACCTGGGCCACGACGACGTCATCACGACGACCGAGGACAGCCTCGACCGCCTCGGGGTCGACTACGTCGACCTCCTGTACGTCCACTGGCCCGCCCGCGAGTACGACGCCGAGGAGACACTTGGCGCGTTCGAACAGCTCCGGAACGAGGGGCTGGTGGAGCGCATCGGTGTCTCCAACTTCGAGCCCGAGCACCTCGACCAGGCGACGGAGGTGCTGGGTGAACAGCCGTTCGCCAACCAGGTCGAGATGCACCCGCTCCTCCAGCAGCGCGAACTGCAGCGCTACACCGAGGACAACGGTGTCGAACTGGTCGCGTACTCCCCGCTCGCGCGCGGCCAGGTGTTCGAGGTCGACGAACTGACGACCATCGCCGAACGCCACAGCGTGAGCGAGGCGCAGGTGTCGCTGGCGTGGCTCCGCGAGAAGGGCGTCACCGCCATCCCGAAGGCGACGGGTGAGGACCACGTCGTCGACAACTGGCAGTCGCTGGACCTCGAGTTGAGCGACGAGGAGGTCGACACCATCGACGGCATCGAGGAGACCGATCGCCGGGTCCATCCCGACTTCGCTCCCGAAGCCTGGGGCGAGTAAGCGGCCGGAATCGGGCGGCCGTCCCGACCCGACACCGACGGGCGGAAGGTTGACGTATGGCGGCCGCAACCGCACCGACATGTCGACCGAGCAGCGCGACGGCGTCGTCGACGGCGTCCGTCTCGACGTGCAGCGGTTGCACGAGACGTGGATGGAACTGCTGTTCCCCCGCCAGCGTGGCGCCCAGCACTCGGTGCTCGGCAAGTGGAAACCCTCCACCACCGGTGACAAGGCGAAGTATCGCATCTGGGGTGCCCTCGGCGTCCCTGTCGTCCTCGTGCTGTACCCCCTGATGTTGCTCGGCGTGGCCGTCCGGTTCTACTCGCGCCGGTTCGACAGTCTGGCCACCCGCATCGGCCTGGGCGGCACCGTCCTCGTGATGACGGTCATCTGGGGGGCACTGACGGCCATCGTGAGAACGTACGGCGGGTTCGGGCAGGTCGGCTTCATCGCCGTCCTCGTCGCGAGCGTCACCGCCGTCGTCTCGTCGGCACTCGCCTTCATCTTCTGGGCGAAGGGCGGCCGGGCGACGACGGTGCTGCTGGCGTACCCGTTCGGCGTGACGGCGCTCCTGCTCCCACCGGTGGTGGCCGCCTTCTACTCCGATGCGGTCGGCGCCGTCGTGTTCACGCAGAGCCGTCAGATCGCCATCGTCCTGCTGAACCAGGTGTTCCAGCCCATCGGACTCAAGGAACTGCTGGAGTCGCAGTTCGAACTCCAGGGCTTCGCCTTCGTCCTCATGTGGTTCGGCATCGCGGTGCCGCTGGGCTGGCTCCTTGGACTGGTGGTGACGCTGGCGAATCTCACCCGCCCGCAGGACGAGGACGAGAACAGATCCGGCGGTGCCGAGGCATCCGACGACTGATCGCCGGGGAATCGGCAGGCCTCCCCGCTGGACCAATCCTCATTACCGGTTCGCGCCTACACGGGGTATGGAGTTCGACCTGACCGTCACGGCCGGAATCTTCGCCGCCATCATCGCGGTCGGCATCGGTGGCCTCGTCGCCGCACCCATCCCGATGGACACCAGCACCATCCTGATGATGGTCCTCCCGTCGACCGTCGTGTTCGGCGTCATCTGCCTCGCACTCGGTGTGAAACACGGGGAGTTCCGGGCAGGGGCGTCTGGCAGATTGTAGGTCTATAAGAGAGGATACTATTCCAAAGAGTGTCTGATAAATCCATAGAATTTGCCATAATCTGTGCAATTTTCGATTAATCGATGGGTGGCTGCCGCAGCCCACTCGCTATCCAGCACGTTGGGGTCGGCAGGTGGAACGGGCAACATAGGCCGCGCTCGTGGATCAGGAATCGCCGCCTGCATACGCGCGCCGGAGGCGCGCGTTTCACCGGGCCGAGCGCAGCGAGGCCCGGCCTTTTTTCTGAACGTTTTTTGCGACGAGCGATTTCTCGGCGGAGCCGAGAAATGTATAGCTGGCGGCGGAGCCGCCAGCCGGTGGCCGAAGGCCACCCGAGTCGGAAAAAAGCTCGTTTACATGTAACCGAGGTCGCGCAGCCGCTCCATCAGGTCCTCCTTGTCCTGGGCGCGGTTGCCGCGCTCGGAGGTGTTCGCCATGTCCTGCAGCCAGGCCGGTTCGTCGGCGGACTTGCCCGTCGAGACCTCGGAGCCGAGCGAGCGGAAGCCCTCGAAGTACTTCGGCGAGACCGGGATGTCCTCGGGGGTGAGGTCGTTCGGGAGGTCGTCGAGCGACTGCGGCACGTAGCCGTCGTCGGGGTACTCGGCGACCGTCTCCGGCACGACGAAGTACCAGAACGCGTCCCAGACATCGGCCTCCATGAACTGGAGGATGGGCTGGATGCGGTCGTGGGGCGGGTAGATGTCCGGGTCGTGGCGGGGCGAGAAGAACGTCTCGTCGGCCCGGGCCTCCTGCTCGTCCCAGCGGATACCGGAGATGATGCCGTCGATGTCGTGCTCCTCCAGTGCGTCGTTCAGCGCGACCGTCTTGAGGAGGTGGTTGCCGACGTACGTGTCCAGCAGGAACGGGAAGGTGTCCTCCTCGTATTCGAGGATGTCCCGGACGTGGTGCTGGTTGTGCTCGGAGAGCGCATCGATGGGGATGTCGTCGCCGGGTTCGAGGCCGTTCTCGTCGACGTACTCGCCGACGTCCGTGTTCCGCGCGTACTCGACCTCGAGGTCCCACTCGTCGGCCCAGCGCTCGACGAAGTCCATCAGCTCGTCGAAGTGCTGGTAGTGGTCGATGAACACCGTCGGCGGCATCTCCAGGTCGAACTGGTCGACGACCTCCTTCACGAAGTACAGCGTGAGCGTCGAGTCCTTCCCGCCGGTCCACATGATGGCGGGGTTCTCGTACTCGCGCAGGCCCGTCTCGACGACCTCGAGGGCCTTCTCGATCTTGTCCTCGATGGTCGGGTAGTCCTCGGGGTCCTCGCCTTCGCCGTCCGTGTAGTCGACGTCCAGGTAGTCGGGGAAGTCGGTCATCTCGTAATGAGATATAATTAGCGAGTTGTAAGTGCTTTTCGGCAGGATTCGCGGGTGCTAACGGGTAACACACCAGGTTAGGCGGGCCATACTGAGGATGCCCGCCAGCGAAGGCCGCTGGGTCGGAATCAGTAGCCAGGGATGTCCGTCAGCTCGTAGCCGACGATGAGCTTCTGGATCTCCGTGGTGCCGTCTGGGATGGTCATCGTGCGGGCGTCGCGGTAGTAGCGCTCGAGGGGGTAGTCCTTCGAGAGCCCGTTGGCGCCGAAGACCTGCATCGCGTTCGAGGCGCCCTCGACGGACTGCTCGCAGGCGTAGCCCTTCGCGAGCGAGGACATCAGGCGGGCCTCGTCGTCGCCGCGCTCGACCAGGTCCGCGGCGTGGTAGGTGAGCAGGCGGGAGGTCTCCAGCGAGCACTTGATCTGGTAGAGCAGGTCCTGGACGAGCTGCTTGCCGGCGATGGGGCCGCCGCCGACCTCGCGCTCCTTCGCGTAGTCCAGCGCCTCCTCCATACAGGCCTGCAGGATGCCGACGGACATCGCGGCCATCCCCGTGCGCATGTACGAGAAGATGGCGTTGAGCGGCTTCGCGCTCTGGAACATCGGCGCGTCCATGATAGCGCCCTCGCCCTCGGCGACCATGTTGCCGACGGCGGTCATCAGCTTGTTCTCCTCGGGGACGCGGATGTCGTCGAAGAACATCTGGCCCGTCGGCGAGCCCTTCCAGCCGAGCTTGTCGAGTTCGCGCGTCTCGAACCCGGTCGTCTCCTTGTCGACGATGAAGAAGTCACGCGTGTCCGTCTCCTGGTCCTGCGCGACGACCAGCGCCATGTCCGCGATGGTGGCGTTCGACACCCACGTCTTCTCGCCGTTGATGACGTACTCGTCGCCGTCCTTCCGGGCGGTCGTGTTGGGGTTGGCCGTGTCGCTGCCGCCCTCCGGTTCGGTGACGGCCATGCACGCGATACAGGAGCCGTCCTCGACCTTGTCGGTCAGTGCCTCGCGGGTTCGTTCGCCGGCGTACTTCCCGAACTGCGCCGGGAACGACATCATCAGTGCGACGTTCAGCGACGGCCACACCCGCGAGAGCTCCTCGGAGGTGATGGTGTATGTCATGGGGTCGGCGAACCCCTCCCCGGAGGCGGGGCCGACGCCGAGCTCGCCGAGTTCCTGCTGGTACGCGACGACCTCGTCCTTGCTCAGGGCCTCCTTGTCGGCCTCCGGCAGGTCCGGGGCGATCTCGTTCTCGAGGAAGTCACGCAGCGAATCTTTGAACATCCGGTCCTCGTCTGAGAGCTGCATACACACCTCCTCGTGGGGCTACTGCCTCGTCGTTGTCCATCACATATGCGGCCCTTCTTGACCCTCCAGGCGAGGCCGCGTTCCCACTGCCCTCTGGTACCGAGTGTCGTGGTGTGGCCCGCGAAGGGTCGGCCGAACGGGGCCAGGAGTTGCCGAAGAAGCGGCGGGGTCAGTTGATGAACTTGTTGTCGCGCCAGTCGACGCCCCCGTTCTCCGTCTCACGGGGGTCCTCGACGACCTTCACGCGGGCGGCGCGGTCCTCGCCGTCCACGATGCGGACCGCCTCGAGGTCCTCACCGACCGCGGTGATAGCCTCGAGCGAGCCCTTGTCGGCCGTCCGTGCGAGGTTGCACAGCACCTCGAACATCGGGTACTGGAGCTCGGTGTTCTGGAGCACCGTCTCGCGGTCGCCCTTGAAGCAGGCGTACTCGATGAGCTTCGAGCGGACCTCCTGCTCGGCCTCCTGCTCGCCGCCGAGGCTGGACCAGGAGGGGCCACCGCCGCCGCCGTCGCCGCCCGAGGAGACCGAGCCGCCGGGGCCGTCGTCCGGGGGCGTCTCCTGCCACTCACCGTCCTCGTTCTCGTAGACACGGTTCTCCGTCACGCTGGCTTTCAGCTGAGCGGTCGGGGTGTACTTCGAGAGGTTCTCCTCGGCGGCGACCGAGGAGATGATGAGCGTGTTGTTCCGGCGGGTAATCTCGATGTCCTTGATCTCCACTGGGAGGTCCGGGTCCTCGAAGAAGGAGTGGACGTCGTCTAGCGGCAGTTCGAGTGTCGAATGGAGTCTGAATACCCTGCTGTTCATAGTATCCCTGTCCCTTGGGAGCGGCCGACCCCCAACAGTTGGGTGGTCATGTGAGTATAAGGATTTCTCACTTATAGTTGTGTCTCTCGGGGCCGATGCCACGAGAACGAGGCGCTCGTGAGCGTACCGGACGACTCAGGCCTGTAGCGTCTCCCCGAGGTCGCCACGCTCCTCCAGTTCGACCAGCACGTCGCTGCCGCCCACGAACTCGCCGTCGACGAACGTCTGTGGGATGGTTTCCCACCCGCTGTGGTCCTCCAGTGCCGCCCGGTACTCGTCGAGCGACTCCAGCACGTCGACGGTCTCGAACTCCTCGCGATACTGCTTGATGAGGGTCAGTGCCCGGTCGGAGTAGCCACACTGTGGCATCATCGGTGTCCCCTTCATGAACAGCACCACCTCGTTGTCGGCGATGGTGCTGGCCACCTGCTCGTCGACTTCGTCCTGCGGGAGACTGCTCTCGGGGTCGAACGTCATGTGTTGCGTTCGAATGCGGCGATGCATATCCCTTGCGGGCGCCCTGGTCCCCGGCTACCCGTCCAACCGGAACGGCGGTCGGTCACGTGGCCGCGGCTCACCGTCAGGGAATCGGGTTACCCGGGCGCTACCGACCAGTTAACTGTAACCCCGTCCTACCCGGACCCGATGACCGATAGCGAGAGCCAGGACGTCGACGAGTACGAGGTCGCGGTGGTCGGCGGCGGGCCGGCCGGACTGACGACGGCGGTCTACACGACTCGACTGGGGCACGACACCGTCGTCATCAACCGCGGCGGCGGCCGGGCGGCGATGATGCTGGATACCCACAACGTCATCGGCGTCACCGAGGACGTGAGCGGTAACGAGTTCCTCCAGACCGCCCAGCAGCAGGTCAAGGAGTACGGCGCCGACTACCACCGCGACTTCGTGAGTGATGCCGAGCGCACCGAGGACGGCCGCTTCCGCCTCACCGCCAACGAGGTCGAGGTCGTCGTCGACCACGTCGTCCTCGCCACGGGTTTCTCCGACGTGCGGCCGGACCCCCCGCTCCCGCGCACGGGCCGGGGCCTCCACTGGTGTCTCCACTGCGACGCCTACATGTTCGTCGACCAGCCGGTCTGGGTGATGGGAACCGGCGAGGCCGCC of the Haloglomus salinum genome contains:
- a CDS encoding MinD/ParA family ATP-binding protein; protein product: MDIYAVAGADGAGKTATALNVAVAFRAGGQYAAVLDADLSGNVASRLGIEPEHTLDDVFDGEATIREATVEYELSGETVPEADLLAYREALADDRTAFRAGDEEFAGVDETGFPDIDTIPVIAGWPSDRRVAAADPNELEDVLQELVMAYDAVVIDTGGESVAATAPVTVADGVAVVTSPDESHIQTSNATAIECQRNGASLVGTVVNRADEQTNVRDVTDEVGVEAVGVIPEDSRTADLEPVRYSVPDAPAAKAYDRLADGLEEWSRAVEAEADSAADGGGPGASGTGTDPETETNDSGEGDGHGADDESDEGDDGLLGRFGLD
- the prf1 gene encoding peptide chain release factor aRF-1, translated to MSQQDAEQSDKQKYEFKKVIEELKDFEGSGTQLVSIYIPEDRQISDVAQHVTQEHSEASNIKSKQTRTAVQDALTSIKDRLKYYDTYPPENGMVIFSGAIDSGGGRTEMITRTLESPPQPIESFRYHCDSDFLTGPLEHMLEDQGLFGLVVLDRREANVGWLRGKRVEAVKSASSLVPGKQRKGGQSAQRFARLRLEAIDNFYQEVAGMADDLFVPKRHEMDGILVGGPSPTKDEFLDGDYLHHELQDLVLGKFDVSYTDESGLKDLVDAASDVLADHEVMKDKRQMEEFFEELHDGERATYGFSQTRQNLMMGSVDRLLISEDLRQDVVVYDCGGKEEFETVSRRAETPEHECENGTEAEVKEREDAIDHLIEIAEQRGTETKFISTDFEKGEQLMTAFGGVAGILRYSTGV
- a CDS encoding acyl-CoA dehydrogenase family protein; protein product: MQLSDEDRMFKDSLRDFLENEIAPDLPEADKEALSKDEVVAYQQELGELGVGPASGEGFADPMTYTITSEELSRVWPSLNVALMMSFPAQFGKYAGERTREALTDKVEDGSCIACMAVTEPEGGSDTANPNTTARKDGDEYVINGEKTWVSNATIADMALVVAQDQETDTRDFFIVDKETTGFETRELDKLGWKGSPTGQMFFDDIRVPEENKLMTAVGNMVAEGEGAIMDAPMFQSAKPLNAIFSYMRTGMAAMSVGILQACMEEALDYAKEREVGGGPIAGKQLVQDLLYQIKCSLETSRLLTYHAADLVERGDDEARLMSSLAKGYACEQSVEGASNAMQVFGANGLSKDYPLERYYRDARTMTIPDGTTEIQKLIVGYELTDIPGY
- a CDS encoding DUF7333 family protein, producing the protein MEFDLTVTAGIFAAIIAVGIGGLVAAPIPMDTSTILMMVLPSTVVFGVICLALGVKHGEFRAGASGRL
- a CDS encoding phosphoadenosine phosphosulfate reductase family protein, with the protein product MTDFPDYLDVDYTDGEGEDPEDYPTIEDKIEKALEVVETGLREYENPAIMWTGGKDSTLTLYFVKEVVDQFDLEMPPTVFIDHYQHFDELMDFVERWADEWDLEVEYARNTDVGEYVDENGLEPGDDIPIDALSEHNQHHVRDILEYEEDTFPFLLDTYVGNHLLKTVALNDALEEHDIDGIISGIRWDEQEARADETFFSPRHDPDIYPPHDRIQPILQFMEADVWDAFWYFVVPETVAEYPDDGYVPQSLDDLPNDLTPEDIPVSPKYFEGFRSLGSEVSTGKSADEPAWLQDMANTSERGNRAQDKEDLMERLRDLGYM
- a CDS encoding glutaredoxin family protein, with translation MTFDPESSLPQDEVDEQVASTIADNEVVLFMKGTPMMPQCGYSDRALTLIKQYREEFETVDVLESLDEYRAALEDHSGWETIPQTFVDGEFVGGSDVLVELEERGDLGETLQA
- a CDS encoding DUF7110 family protein — translated: MNSRVFRLHSTLELPLDDVHSFFEDPDLPVEIKDIEITRRNNTLIISSVAAEENLSKYTPTAQLKASVTENRVYENEDGEWQETPPDDGPGGSVSSGGDGGGGGPSWSSLGGEQEAEQEVRSKLIEYACFKGDRETVLQNTELQYPMFEVLCNLARTADKGSLEAITAVGEDLEAVRIVDGEDRAARVKVVEDPRETENGGVDWRDNKFIN
- a CDS encoding aldo/keto reductase, yielding MSDQQQQRVGGPESRGMPMLGLGTWQNDDPDQCAETVATALETGYRHIDTAQAYRNEDAVGEGIERAAVDREDVFLATKVWIDNLGHDDVITTTEDSLDRLGVDYVDLLYVHWPAREYDAEETLGAFEQLRNEGLVERIGVSNFEPEHLDQATEVLGEQPFANQVEMHPLLQQRELQRYTEDNGVELVAYSPLARGQVFEVDELTTIAERHSVSEAQVSLAWLREKGVTAIPKATGEDHVVDNWQSLDLELSDEEVDTIDGIEETDRRVHPDFAPEAWGE